A stretch of Ferribacterium limneticum DNA encodes these proteins:
- a CDS encoding lysophospholipid acyltransferase family protein, producing MTDRSSAGNPLWIAYEYVAMVLGLGLLALLCLLWLPCALILNPLLPRRLGQPLGRTMISLGFRFYLHLLSLFCACRFDLREIDQLRDKGPLVVAANHPSLLDAVMIVSRLPNAVCVMKASLMDNLLFGAAARLARYIRNDAALEMILSSRDELQQGAHLVIFPEGSRTLNFPIEACSPSVGLIAGRSKTPVQTLLIEFSTPYLGKAWPLFRRPSLPLRCRIRLGRRFPPPANLQAFTAELEAYFRAELGQASPSTAAFAI from the coding sequence ATGACTGATCGCAGCAGCGCAGGCAATCCCTTGTGGATAGCCTACGAGTACGTCGCCATGGTGCTCGGACTCGGCCTGCTGGCGCTGCTTTGTCTGCTCTGGCTGCCCTGTGCGCTGATTCTGAACCCCCTGCTGCCCCGGCGCCTCGGTCAGCCTTTGGGGCGGACCATGATTTCCTTGGGTTTCCGGTTCTATCTGCACCTGCTTTCGCTGTTCTGCGCCTGTCGCTTCGACCTGCGTGAAATCGATCAGCTGCGCGACAAAGGGCCGCTCGTGGTCGCGGCCAACCACCCGTCCCTGCTCGATGCGGTGATGATCGTTTCCCGGCTGCCCAACGCCGTCTGCGTGATGAAGGCCTCGCTGATGGATAACCTGCTGTTCGGCGCGGCTGCCCGGCTGGCTCGTTACATCCGCAATGATGCGGCGCTGGAGATGATCCTCAGTTCACGCGACGAACTTCAACAAGGGGCTCATCTGGTCATCTTTCCCGAAGGCTCCCGCACCCTGAATTTCCCGATCGAGGCATGCTCGCCGAGTGTCGGGCTGATTGCCGGGCGGAGCAAGACGCCGGTGCAGACGCTGCTGATCGAGTTCTCGACGCCCTATCTCGGCAAGGCCTGGCCACTATTCCGTCGCCCTTCCCTGCCCTTGCGTTGCCGCATCCGCCTCGGCCGCCGCTTTCCGCCACCGGCCAATCTCCAGGCCTTCACCGCTGAGCTTGAAGCCTACTTCCGTGCGGAATTAGGCCAGGCATCTCCGTCGACTGCAGCGTTTGCTATCTGA
- a CDS encoding MipA/OmpV family protein yields the protein MANSNKFWTGALTALSLASFVSGALAAEDKPLWEIGAGAAAFSFPSYRGSDQTNNFMMPVPHFTYHGDFLKADRHGIRGSFFDSDRVDLTVSMALSPPGSSDDIRARSGMPDLEATFEIGPQMDVTFWRSENRARFVKLLLPLRTAFTVEGSPKDIGWVFHPKLNMDITDIPGMGGWNLGMLAGPLFGDKRQHAYYYSVAPQYATADRPAYEAKSGYAGMQYLVALSKRFPKYWVGGFVRYDNLSGSTFEDSPLVRQKNYVAGGIAITWILGESSTRVKVDD from the coding sequence ATGGCCAATTCGAACAAATTCTGGACAGGTGCGCTGACCGCATTGAGCCTGGCGTCGTTCGTTTCGGGTGCCCTGGCCGCTGAAGACAAGCCGCTGTGGGAAATCGGCGCCGGCGCCGCGGCTTTCAGCTTTCCGTCCTATCGCGGTTCGGACCAGACCAATAATTTCATGATGCCGGTGCCGCATTTCACTTACCACGGCGATTTCCTGAAAGCTGACCGGCATGGCATCCGCGGCAGCTTCTTCGATTCGGATCGTGTCGACCTGACCGTCAGCATGGCGCTCTCGCCACCGGGCAGCAGTGACGACATCCGGGCCCGTAGCGGCATGCCGGATCTTGAGGCGACGTTCGAGATCGGGCCGCAGATGGATGTCACCTTCTGGCGCTCCGAGAACCGGGCCCGCTTCGTCAAGCTATTGCTGCCCCTGCGCACGGCCTTCACCGTTGAGGGAAGCCCCAAGGACATCGGCTGGGTTTTCCACCCCAAGCTGAATATGGACATCACCGACATACCGGGCATGGGCGGCTGGAACCTCGGCATGCTGGCCGGCCCGTTGTTCGGTGACAAGCGCCAGCACGCCTACTACTACTCGGTGGCGCCGCAATACGCGACCGCCGATCGCCCGGCTTACGAAGCGAAGTCCGGCTATGCCGGCATGCAGTATCTGGTCGCCCTGTCCAAGCGCTTCCCGAAATACTGGGTGGGTGGCTTCGTCCGCTACGACAACCTGAGCGGTTCGACGTTCGAGGATAGCCCGCTGGTCCGCCAGAAAAATTATGTCGCCGGCGGCATCGCCATTACCTGGATACTTGGAGAATCGTCGACGCGCGTGAAGGTCGATGACTGA
- a CDS encoding HPP family protein, giving the protein MHALRQFALRYLIADAAPLSPRERWLSALAGLLGILLMQGILTVLPAGPGISYLLAPLGASSVILFALPHSPLAQPWSLAGGLFISALIGHFCGLWITPTFLAVGVALGLAIWLTAWLRCIHPPGGAMAVVFALSAQQQSTSLLTALLNVGAALMAVLVVNNLIPGRRYPQCLPPTQVAKKDRPVRRSIRHEDIQHALERLDTYLDISEDDLVSIYDLATTHAHQRHERRICGEIMSAPALSVEFATELNEAWGLMQTHHLHGLPVVDRSHRVIGVLTLENFLRHVEPDGAQGIGENIRRLLRATPSAYSDKPEVVGQIMSHRFAQVQTTTPLGEIAALLASAEHPVIVPVLDENQRLAGVLTQTDLLAAIYHRQAAAAARH; this is encoded by the coding sequence ATGCACGCCCTGCGCCAGTTTGCCCTGCGTTACCTGATTGCCGACGCGGCGCCGCTGTCGCCGCGTGAGCGCTGGCTGAGTGCGCTGGCGGGTCTGCTCGGCATTTTGTTGATGCAGGGCATTCTCACGGTGTTGCCGGCCGGGCCCGGAATCAGCTATCTCTTGGCGCCGCTCGGAGCCAGTTCGGTCATTCTCTTTGCCCTGCCGCATAGCCCGCTGGCTCAGCCGTGGTCGCTGGCCGGGGGCTTGTTCATCTCGGCGCTGATCGGCCATTTTTGCGGCCTGTGGATCACCCCGACCTTTCTCGCCGTCGGCGTCGCGCTCGGCCTGGCGATCTGGCTGACCGCCTGGCTGCGCTGCATTCACCCGCCGGGCGGCGCCATGGCGGTTGTGTTCGCACTGAGTGCCCAGCAGCAGTCCACCTCCTTGCTGACTGCCCTGCTCAACGTCGGGGCGGCGCTGATGGCGGTACTGGTGGTCAATAACCTGATTCCCGGCCGACGTTATCCGCAATGCCTGCCGCCGACGCAGGTCGCCAAAAAGGACCGTCCGGTGCGCCGAAGCATCCGCCACGAAGACATTCAGCATGCCTTGGAGCGGCTCGATACTTACCTCGACATCAGCGAGGACGATCTGGTCAGCATCTACGATCTGGCGACGACCCACGCCCATCAGCGCCATGAGCGACGAATCTGCGGCGAGATCATGTCGGCGCCGGCGCTCAGCGTCGAGTTTGCTACCGAGCTGAACGAGGCCTGGGGATTGATGCAGACCCATCATTTGCATGGCCTGCCGGTGGTCGACCGCAGTCATCGGGTGATCGGCGTGCTGACGCTGGAAAATTTCCTGCGCCACGTCGAGCCGGATGGCGCCCAGGGTATCGGTGAGAACATCCGTCGCCTGTTGCGGGCGACACCTTCCGCTTATTCGGACAAACCCGAGGTGGTTGGCCAGATCATGAGCCACCGCTTTGCCCAGGTGCAGACGACCACGCCGCTCGGTGAAATCGCTGCCTTGCTTGCCTCAGCCGAGCATCCGGTGATTGTCCCGGTGCTTGACGAGAACCAGCGGCTGGCCGGCGTTCTGACCCAAACCGATCTGCTGGCTGCCATCTATCACCGCCAGGCGGCGGCTGCCGCCCGCCATTGA
- a CDS encoding glycosyltransferase family 2 protein — protein MSAASTTHLVLIPSYNPGPKLLDTVRSARAQWTPVWVVVDGSTDGSAEKLQALAASDEGLKVIVLPENRGKGAAVLEGIMQAGAAGYTHALTMDSDGQHPADLIPAFMAASQAQPATMVLGKPVFDADAPALRVNGRKVSNGWANLETLWMGIGDSLYGFRVYPIMPLIKIMRATRFMRRFDFDPEAVVRLCWAGVKPVNIDAPVRYFRADEGGVSHFKYLRDNTLLTWMHTRLFIGFVLRLPMLLLRYLTA, from the coding sequence ATGTCCGCCGCTTCAACGACCCATCTCGTCCTGATCCCCAGCTATAACCCCGGCCCCAAGCTACTCGACACCGTGCGCTCCGCCCGCGCCCAATGGACGCCGGTCTGGGTGGTGGTCGATGGCAGCACGGATGGCAGCGCCGAAAAGCTGCAGGCACTGGCGGCGAGCGATGAGGGTTTGAAGGTCATCGTCCTGCCGGAAAACCGGGGCAAGGGTGCGGCTGTGCTTGAAGGCATCATGCAGGCCGGCGCTGCGGGCTACACCCACGCCCTGACCATGGATTCGGATGGCCAGCACCCGGCTGACCTGATCCCGGCTTTCATGGCCGCCTCTCAGGCGCAGCCGGCAACGATGGTGCTCGGCAAGCCGGTCTTCGATGCCGATGCGCCGGCGTTGCGCGTCAATGGTCGCAAGGTGTCGAACGGCTGGGCCAACCTGGAAACGCTGTGGATGGGCATCGGCGACTCGCTGTACGGTTTCCGCGTCTATCCGATCATGCCGCTGATCAAGATCATGCGCGCCACCCGCTTCATGCGCCGCTTCGATTTTGACCCCGAAGCCGTGGTTCGCCTGTGCTGGGCTGGCGTCAAGCCGGTCAATATCGATGCCCCGGTCCGTTATTTCCGGGCCGACGAAGGCGGCGTTTCGCATTTCAAATACCTGCGTGACAACACACTGCTGACCTGGATGCATACCCGGCTGTTCATCGGCTTCGTGCTCCGCCTGCCAATGTTGCTGCTCCGTTACCTGACCGCCTGA